The Hymenobacter sp. 5317J-9 genome has a window encoding:
- the gcvH gene encoding glycine cleavage system protein GcvH gives MNLPATLHYTKDHEWIRVEGDVAYVGITDHAQKELGDIVYVDIDTLDKDVAQHDVFGTVEAVKTVSDLFSPITGTVLEVNAKLADAPETVNSDPYGDGWMVKISIANPAELDALLTADAYGELVGA, from the coding sequence ATGAACCTGCCCGCCACCCTCCACTACACCAAAGACCACGAATGGATTCGCGTTGAAGGCGACGTTGCCTATGTGGGCATCACCGACCACGCGCAGAAAGAGCTGGGCGACATCGTGTACGTCGACATCGACACCCTCGACAAAGACGTGGCCCAGCACGACGTGTTCGGCACAGTGGAGGCCGTGAAAACCGTTTCGGACCTGTTCAGCCCCATCACCGGCACCGTGCTGGAGGTGAATGCCAAGCTGGCCGATGCCCCCGAAACCGTGAACTCGGACCCCTACGGCGACGGTTGGATGGTGAAAATTTCCATTGCCAATCCGGCCGAGCTCGACGCCCTGCTGACCGCCGACGCCTACGGCGAGCTGGTGGGGGCCTAA
- a CDS encoding VanZ family protein — translation MPASSPRAYAALPLSWAAVVLVLTLTPSDEMPRTPVWELLSFDTAAHAGVFFVLAGLSWFSLRRQRRWPRLAHRAGAVVLGASIVFGALIEVLQVTMRLGRHGEWTDLLSDGLGAALAVGLATAWARRPLRGQALACLGLVGATALGAAPAQAQNLPRARATIKKLAAPELHGRGYVKQGEHAAAAYLRERLRALKLAPLAPNYTQPFALDVNTFPGEVSASIQSDGTKLATGWQAGTSCIAAPNSGPGTARGRILLLDTMVFTKAAVQARYLLVPWSKRVLLMRAADAARLPQLPALLQQRFNSAAAFITVVPKLTASLAAQQVPQPRVEVLAEKMPLWLDKAIFGDTATGAAKGHTVWGTVKVGAQLQRNYQTQNLAAVVRGAAQPDSFLVVSAHYDHLGMMGPKAYFPGANDNASGVALLLELAAYYARPENRPACSVVFLLFGAEEAGLVGSNYFVAHPLVPLKSIKFLVNLDLLGTGEQGATVVNGRVFEAPYKRLLALNNAHHYLPALAPRGRAANSDHYPFSEAGVPAFFLYTRGGSTAYHDVNDKPAALSLAGFAGAFGLVRDFLNEEGAAHRAKK, via the coding sequence TTGCCTGCTTCTTCCCCGCGCGCCTACGCCGCGCTGCCCCTTAGCTGGGCCGCCGTGGTGCTGGTGCTCACGCTCACGCCCTCCGATGAAATGCCGCGCACGCCCGTGTGGGAGCTGCTGTCGTTCGACACAGCCGCCCACGCGGGCGTGTTTTTTGTGCTGGCCGGCCTGAGCTGGTTTTCGCTGCGGCGGCAGCGCCGCTGGCCGCGCCTGGCCCACCGCGCCGGGGCGGTGGTGCTGGGGGCCAGCATCGTGTTTGGTGCCCTCATCGAAGTGCTGCAAGTGACCATGCGCCTCGGCCGCCACGGCGAATGGACCGACCTGCTGAGCGACGGCCTGGGTGCCGCGCTGGCCGTGGGCTTGGCCACGGCCTGGGCCAGGCGGCCACTGCGCGGGCAGGCGCTGGCCTGCCTGGGGTTGGTGGGCGCCACCGCGCTGGGCGCCGCCCCGGCCCAGGCCCAGAACCTACCCCGCGCCCGCGCCACCATCAAGAAGCTGGCCGCGCCCGAGCTGCACGGCCGCGGCTACGTGAAGCAGGGCGAGCACGCCGCCGCTGCCTACCTGCGCGAGCGCCTGCGCGCCCTGAAGCTGGCCCCGCTGGCGCCCAACTATACCCAGCCCTTCGCGCTCGACGTGAATACCTTTCCGGGCGAGGTCAGCGCGTCCATTCAGTCCGACGGCACCAAGCTGGCCACCGGCTGGCAGGCCGGCACCTCCTGCATTGCGGCGCCCAATTCCGGCCCCGGCACCGCCAGGGGCCGGATTTTGCTGCTCGATACCATGGTGTTCACCAAGGCTGCCGTGCAGGCGCGCTACCTGCTGGTGCCCTGGAGCAAGCGCGTGCTGCTCATGCGCGCTGCCGATGCCGCCCGCCTGCCGCAGCTGCCGGCCTTGCTGCAGCAGCGCTTCAATTCGGCGGCGGCGTTCATCACGGTGGTACCCAAGCTCACGGCCTCGCTGGCCGCCCAGCAGGTGCCCCAGCCCCGCGTAGAGGTGCTGGCCGAAAAAATGCCGCTGTGGCTCGACAAGGCCATTTTTGGCGACACCGCCACCGGTGCGGCCAAGGGGCACACCGTGTGGGGCACGGTGAAGGTAGGGGCTCAGCTGCAGCGCAACTACCAAACCCAGAACCTGGCTGCCGTGGTGCGCGGCGCGGCGCAGCCCGACTCCTTCCTCGTGGTGTCGGCTCACTATGACCACCTGGGCATGATGGGCCCCAAAGCCTACTTCCCCGGCGCTAACGACAACGCCAGCGGCGTGGCCCTACTGCTGGAGCTGGCCGCGTACTACGCCCGCCCCGAAAACCGCCCGGCCTGCTCCGTGGTGTTCCTGCTGTTTGGGGCCGAGGAGGCGGGCCTGGTGGGCTCTAACTACTTTGTGGCTCACCCGCTGGTGCCGCTTAAGAGCATCAAGTTTCTCGTCAACCTCGACCTGCTGGGCACCGGCGAGCAGGGCGCCACCGTCGTGAATGGCCGCGTGTTTGAAGCGCCCTACAAGCGCCTCTTAGCCCTCAACAATGCCCACCACTACCTGCCGGCCCTGGCGCCGCGCGGCCGCGCCGCCAATTCCGACCATTACCCTTTTTCTGAAGCCGGTGTGCCCGCATTTTTCCTCTACACCCGCGGCGGCAGCACGGCCTATCACGACGTGAACGACAAGCCCGCCGCCCTGTCGCTGGCCGGCTTCGCGGGCGCTTTTGGCTTGGTGCGCGATTTTCTCAACGAAGAAGGCGCCGCCCACCGCGCAAAAAAATAG